The Primulina tabacum isolate GXHZ01 chromosome 7, ASM2559414v2, whole genome shotgun sequence genome includes a window with the following:
- the LOC142550687 gene encoding uncharacterized protein LOC142550687, protein MVMEVLHEEMGEGSMQCMNHLYRNSTPGGICAFCLQEKLGKLVSSSFSVGVFPSSASSSTSFRSEFGGTTSTTNDRATAPQSHHFVSSSTNTGSVKFDDIGYYNRRSKLSFILTQRRKKKKDEAITCSDSKSVVFKRSKSTSTLRNGVQFLDDENYSEDFDRQKRGFWSFRFLSKHSTNKKAGKNSKDMNFPPATHSTVSNSSVTISSSVNNCGAAVLSRNREDLLVVDENGSPDEISFEGKVSRSRSVGCGSRSFSGDFFERISTGFGDCTLRRVESQREGKAKVTSLHRNGVNNTSNGQDYMKERVKCGGIFSGLIIPSSSSSSSSSNEDSNLHGKPISAAHSSVRNPSHVRSKSWGWVFASPMRAFGKPSTGKKVTVSSKNATPNLAEIPTLLAASG, encoded by the coding sequence ATGGTGATGGAGGTTTTGCATGAAGAGATGGGGGAAGGGAGCATGCAGTGTATGAATCATCTGTACAGAAACAGCACCCCAGGTGGGATCTGCGCCTTTTGCCTTCAAGAAAAGCTAGGAAAGCTTGTGTCTTCATCGTTTTCTGTGGGAGTTTTTCCTTCTTCTGCCTCGTCTTCGACTTCTTTCAGATCTGAATTTGGTGGCACTACCTCCACAACCAATGACCGAGCCACCGCCCCTCAAAGCCACCACTTCGTGTCTTCATCTACCAACACTGGGAGTGTCAAGTTCGATGACATTGGCTATTACAACAGGAGATCAAAATTGTCATTCATTCTGACTCAGAggagaaagaaaaagaaagatgaaGCGATTACATGTTCAGATTCGAAAAGCGTTGTTTTCAAGAGAAGCAAGTCTACCTCGACTCTTAGAAATGGTGTGCAATTCTTGGATGATGAAAACTATTCTGAAGATTTTGACCGCCAGAAAAGAGGATTCTGGTCATTTCGTTTTTTATCAAAGCACTCAACCAACAAGAAAGCTGGAAAGAACTCCAAAGATATGAACTTTCCACCAGCCACTCATAGTACTGTGAGCAATAGCTCTGTGACAATTTCTTCATCTGTGAACAACTGCGGTGCTGCAGTATTATCAAGAAACAGGGAAGATTTGCTGGTAGTGGATGAAAATGGTAGCCCGGATGAGATCTCGTTTGAGGGAAAGGTGTCCAGATCTAGATCTGTTGGATGTGGCAGCAGGAGCTTCTCAGGTGATTTCTTCGAGAGGATTTCAACTGGTTTTGGTGATTGTACTCTCCGCAGAGTTGAGTCTCAAAGAGAAGGAAAGGCCAAAGTTACATCACTCCATAGAAATGGTGTCAATAACACCAGCAACGGGCAAGATTACATGAAGGAAAGAGTCAAATGTGGTGGAATTTTCAGTGGTTTAATCATCccttcatcatcttcttcttcatccTCTTCAAACGAGGATAGTAATCTTCATGGAAAACCAATCTCCGCAGCACATTCATCAGTGAGAAATCCATCTCATGTCAGAAGTAAAAGCTGGGGATGGGTATTTGCCAGTCCAATGAGAGCCTTTGGTAAGCCATCTACTGGGAAAAAGGTTACTGTTTCAAGTAAGAATGCTACTCCTAACTTGGCTGAGATCCCCACACTGTTAGCTGCCAGTGGCTAA
- the LOC142550686 gene encoding uncharacterized protein LOC142550686, with protein MGNSATSEVVGTENVVLKMTSGLGIRLVDALHVPDIKKNLVSGSLLVKHRSEDEALEVFKGYNTEVENQLVKQIKRNGIDERKNRTPKDMMNAMLISSRLRQNLWGEAILSANHILNKIPHKKNDKSPYELWKPTRKEKNGSSKRKLETEHASQVPTHEPILNENAIPLEGLSKEQEPRRRKRARISKSFGQDFHTFMLQNEPKDIQDAPARPEPPYWKEAINAEMNSILQNHTWELVDLPLCTKPLGYKWILKKKTRVDGSIEKYKARLVAKCYRQREVHDFFETYSPVSRITSIRVLISIAALHNLEIHQMDVKTPFLNGELEEEIYME; from the exons ATGGGGAACTCCGCTACATCTGAGGTTGTGGGCACCGAAAATGTAGTACTGAAGATGACATCGGGTTTGGGAATAAGACTTGTTGATGCACTTCATGTACCTGACATAAAAAAGAACCTCGTGTCGGGGTCTCTGTTGGTCAAACACAG GTCGGAGGATGAAGCTCTTGAAGTATTCAAAGGTTATAATACCGAAGTTGAGAATCAACTCGTCAAACAAATAAAGAGG AATGGCATTGACGAAAGGAAGAATCGAACTCCGAAAGATATGATGAATGCTATGTTAATAAGTTCAAGACTACGCCAAAACTTGTGGGGGGAAGCAATATTATCGGCTAATCACATCCTGAACAAGATACCTCACAAGAAAAATGACAAGTCACCTTACGAATTGTGGAAACCTACAA GAAAGGAAAAAAATGGTTCTAGCAAGCGTAAACTTGAGACGGAGCATGCAAGTCAAGTACCTACACATGAGCCAATTCTAAATGAAAATGCTATACCATTGGAAGGCCTTTCAAAGGAGCAAGAgccaagaagaagaaaaagggcAAGAATCTCAAAGTCCTTTGGTCAAGACTTCCATACTTTTATGTTGCAGAATGAACCAAAGGACATACAAGATGCTCCGGCTAGGCCTGAACCTCCTtattggaaagaagccatcaacGCTGAAATGAATTCTATTTTGCAAAACCATACTTGGGAACTAGTGGATCTTCCACTATGTACCAAGCCATTGGGATACaaatggatattgaaaaagaaaACTAGAGTTGATGGAagtattgaaaaatacaaagccAGGCTTGTGGCCAAATGCTATAGACAAAGAGAAGTTCATGATTTCTTTGAAACGTATTCACCAGTTTCAAGAATAACATCCATTCGTGTGCTCATTTCCATTGCAGCTTTGCATAACCTTGAGAtacatcaaatggatgtcaaaacgCCATTCTTAAATGGtgaacttgaagaagaaatatatatggaGTAA